One genomic region from Silvibacterium dinghuense encodes:
- a CDS encoding PepSY-associated TM helix domain-containing protein, whose amino-acid sequence MAHLQAKTVRLWYRVHKWTSLICTALLLVACVTGLPLVFHDELDTLLEPHARAASVPEGTPRASVDPMLAAAEARFPALHPFSIAWDDDEPRVFVNMSPVDQPKDGEVKSMIFDAHTGSLLEVPQDRFDLTSFLLQLHSEIFLGLPGELTMGLMSLTFVISLVSGALVYGPFMRRLDFGTYRREGARRTRWFDLHNLLGIVTLTWAFVVGATGVMNALSAPLFGLWRAQTLPQILKPYHGRPVPSHFRPVQASVDAVAASLPQMEVAAVLFPNKVFGSPRHFVVWAKGKTPLTSRMETPTLVDVETGALIHTGGLPWYLRGLELSRPLHFGDYGGLPLKILWGLFDAVLIVVLVSGVYLWLSKRKTPLERDLNRLVERETRKELQEVHVA is encoded by the coding sequence ATGGCCCACCTGCAGGCGAAGACGGTACGGCTCTGGTACCGGGTGCATAAGTGGACGAGCCTGATCTGCACGGCGCTGCTGCTGGTGGCCTGCGTGACGGGGCTGCCGCTGGTCTTCCACGATGAGCTGGATACGCTGCTGGAGCCGCATGCCAGAGCGGCATCGGTGCCCGAGGGAACACCGCGGGCGAGCGTGGACCCGATGCTGGCCGCGGCCGAGGCGCGCTTTCCTGCTCTGCATCCGTTCTCGATTGCGTGGGACGACGATGAGCCGCGCGTCTTCGTGAACATGAGTCCGGTGGACCAGCCGAAGGACGGCGAGGTCAAATCGATGATCTTCGATGCGCACACCGGCAGTCTGCTCGAGGTGCCGCAGGATCGCTTCGACCTGACGAGCTTTCTGCTGCAACTGCACAGCGAAATCTTTCTGGGGCTGCCGGGCGAGCTGACGATGGGGCTGATGTCGCTGACCTTCGTGATCTCGCTGGTGTCGGGTGCGCTGGTCTATGGGCCGTTCATGCGGCGGCTGGACTTCGGCACCTATCGGCGGGAGGGAGCGCGGCGGACGCGGTGGTTCGATCTGCATAACCTGCTGGGCATCGTGACGCTGACGTGGGCCTTCGTGGTGGGAGCGACGGGCGTGATGAACGCACTCTCGGCGCCGCTGTTCGGCCTGTGGCGCGCGCAGACACTGCCGCAGATTCTGAAGCCGTATCACGGCAGGCCGGTGCCGTCGCACTTCCGCCCGGTGCAGGCCTCGGTCGACGCGGTTGCGGCTTCATTGCCGCAGATGGAAGTCGCAGCGGTGCTGTTTCCGAACAAGGTCTTCGGCAGTCCGCGGCACTTTGTGGTGTGGGCAAAGGGCAAGACGCCGCTGACCTCGCGCATGGAGACGCCGACGCTGGTGGACGTGGAGACAGGCGCGCTGATCCACACCGGCGGCCTGCCCTGGTATCTGCGCGGGCTCGAGCTCTCGCGGCCGCTGCACTTCGGCGACTACGGCGGGCTGCCGCTCAAGATCCTGTGGGGGCTTTTCGATGCGGTGCTGATCGTAGTGCTGGTGAGCGGCGTGTACCTGTGGCTCTCGAAGCGGAAGACTCCTCTGGAGCGCGATCTGAACCGGCTGGTGGAGCGGGAAACCCGCAAAGAACTGCAGGAGGTACACGTCGCATGA
- a CDS encoding threonine aldolase family protein: MADHVQQFASDNYAGICPEAWQAMQEANHGHEPAYGGDIWTARAADAFRALFETECEVFFAFNGTAANSLALASLCQSYHSVICSDAAHVETDECGAPEFFSNGSKLLAVPSSDGKLTPEDIRSLATRRNDIHFPKPRVVTITQPTETGQVYTVEEVKAISEVCRELNLRLHMDGARFANACASLGCSPADITWKAGVDVLCFGGTKNGMAVGEAIIFFDPKLAEDFDYRCKQAGQLASKMRYLSAPWVRLLSDGTWLRNGAHANACARRLAEQITGVPGLELYFKVEANAVFIKLSAAAEKALRERGWRFYTFIGGSARFMFSWDSSLERVDELAADLRAVAAESAALTAVAR; the protein is encoded by the coding sequence ATGGCCGACCACGTTCAGCAATTCGCCAGCGACAACTACGCAGGAATCTGTCCCGAGGCCTGGCAGGCCATGCAGGAGGCCAATCACGGTCACGAGCCCGCCTACGGCGGCGATATCTGGACCGCCCGCGCCGCCGATGCCTTCCGGGCCCTTTTCGAAACCGAGTGTGAGGTCTTCTTCGCCTTCAACGGTACCGCCGCCAACTCGCTGGCGCTGGCCTCGCTCTGCCAGAGCTATCACTCGGTGATCTGCTCCGACGCCGCCCACGTCGAGACCGACGAATGCGGCGCGCCCGAGTTCTTCTCCAACGGCTCGAAGCTGCTGGCCGTGCCCTCGTCCGACGGCAAGCTGACGCCCGAGGATATCCGCTCGCTGGCCACGCGCCGCAACGACATCCACTTCCCCAAGCCGCGCGTCGTCACCATCACCCAGCCTACCGAGACTGGTCAGGTCTACACCGTCGAAGAGGTCAAAGCCATCTCCGAGGTCTGCCGCGAGCTGAACCTGCGCCTGCACATGGACGGCGCCCGCTTCGCCAACGCCTGCGCCAGCCTGGGCTGCAGCCCTGCCGACATCACCTGGAAGGCCGGCGTCGATGTGCTCTGCTTCGGCGGCACCAAGAACGGCATGGCCGTCGGCGAGGCCATCATCTTCTTCGATCCCAAACTCGCCGAAGACTTCGACTACCGCTGCAAGCAGGCCGGCCAGCTGGCCTCGAAGATGCGCTATCTCTCCGCGCCCTGGGTGCGCCTGCTCTCCGACGGCACCTGGCTGCGCAACGGCGCGCACGCCAACGCCTGCGCCCGCCGCCTCGCCGAGCAGATCACCGGCGTCCCCGGCCTCGAGCTCTACTTCAAGGTCGAAGCCAATGCCGTCTTCATCAAGCTCTCCGCGGCCGCCGAGAAGGCGCTCCGCGAGCGCGGCTGGCGCTTCTACACCTTCATCGGCGGCTCGGCCCGCTTCATGTTCTCGTGGGACTCCTCGCTCGAGCGCGTCGACGAGCTCGCCGCCGATCTCCGCGCCGTCGCCGCCGAATCCGCCGCGCTCACAGCTGTAGCGCGCTAA
- a CDS encoding DUF7009 family protein → MKLRIKGNSIRLRIAVSEAAKLRAGEPVREIVRFAPQPEAFLAYALIPDASAPEMAVRYTAGQVTVHVPQPVIERWTGGREVGIYATLDIAPQGTLDVILEKDFACLDLSDAENVDTFPNPNAGAAC, encoded by the coding sequence ATGAAACTCCGCATCAAGGGCAACAGCATCCGCCTCCGCATCGCCGTCTCCGAGGCGGCAAAGCTCCGCGCCGGTGAGCCGGTCCGCGAGATCGTCCGCTTCGCGCCGCAGCCCGAGGCCTTCCTCGCCTATGCGCTCATTCCCGACGCGTCGGCGCCGGAGATGGCCGTGCGCTACACCGCGGGACAGGTCACCGTGCATGTGCCGCAGCCGGTCATCGAGCGCTGGACCGGCGGCCGGGAGGTCGGCATCTACGCCACGCTCGACATCGCGCCCCAGGGCACGCTCGACGTGATCCTCGAAAAGGACTTCGCCTGCCTCGACCTCAGCGACGCCGAGAACGTCGATACCTTTCCCAACCCCAACGCCGGAGCCGCCTGCTGA
- the fdhD gene encoding formate dehydrogenase accessory sulfurtransferase FdhD has product MAIDPAVPADVPSGEADRNIRILRYEDGRFTAQTDAVALEEPLEIRLEYGSADQRRSKSIAITMRTPGDDFALAAGFLMTEGILADSLDIEEILYLAQSRAALQSASAPADGDFDEASARNVVLVRLTAEAQPRLPSVERNFYVTSSCGVCGKASLLALRSVCPAPVRSSVRVPVSMLLTLPEKMRAAQTGFAHSGGIHASGLFDAEGQLLLCREDVGRHNALDKLIGRMFLDDLTPLRDKVLLLSGRASYELLQKSVMAGIPIVVAIGAPSSLAVRVARMFDITLLAFLRHDRCNIYHGAERLIA; this is encoded by the coding sequence ATGGCTATCGATCCCGCAGTTCCGGCGGATGTACCGTCCGGCGAAGCCGATCGCAATATCCGCATCCTTCGCTATGAAGATGGCCGCTTCACCGCGCAGACCGACGCGGTCGCTCTCGAGGAGCCGCTCGAAATCCGTCTCGAATACGGTTCTGCCGATCAGCGCCGGAGCAAGTCCATCGCCATCACCATGCGCACGCCGGGCGACGACTTCGCGCTCGCCGCCGGCTTCCTCATGACCGAGGGCATCCTCGCCGATTCTCTTGATATCGAGGAAATTCTCTATCTCGCGCAGTCGCGTGCCGCCTTGCAAAGCGCGTCCGCCCCGGCGGACGGTGATTTCGACGAAGCCTCGGCGCGCAATGTCGTGCTCGTGCGCCTCACCGCCGAAGCGCAGCCGCGCCTGCCCTCGGTCGAGCGCAACTTCTACGTCACCTCGAGCTGCGGTGTCTGCGGCAAGGCCTCGCTGCTTGCGTTGCGTTCGGTCTGCCCCGCGCCTGTCCGCAGCAGCGTTCGCGTGCCTGTCTCCATGCTCCTCACCCTGCCGGAGAAGATGCGCGCCGCGCAGACCGGCTTCGCGCACAGCGGCGGCATCCACGCCTCGGGGCTCTTCGATGCCGAAGGGCAGCTGCTCCTCTGTCGTGAAGATGTCGGCCGTCACAATGCGCTCGACAAGCTCATCGGCCGCATGTTCCTCGACGACCTCACGCCGCTGCGCGACAAGGTTCTGCTGCTCTCCGGCCGCGCCAGCTATGAGCTGCTGCAGAAGAGCGTCATGGCCGGCATCCCTATCGTCGTCGCCATCGGCGCGCCGTCATCGCTCGCCGTGCGCGTCGCCCGCATGTTCGACATCACCCTGCTCGCCTTCCTGCGCCACGATCGCTGCAACATCTACCATGGAGCAGAAAGGCTCATCGCCTGA
- a CDS encoding formylglycine-generating enzyme family protein, whose amino-acid sequence MSEDKPSCCTPGRASNFVTLIPALAPAAQASETGAMIPLPGGRFLMGTDYPHGFPADGEGPIRPVELSPFAIDITPVTNAQFARFVEATGYLTEAERYQWSFVFWLHLPRERFAELVADTAAAAPWWCQVFGASWRAPEGPGSNIDSRADHPVVHVSWSDAQAFAAWAGKRLPTEAEWEFAARGGLEQKLYPWGDELTPDGKHLCNIWQGQFPNHNTEEDGYSGTSPVDAFPPNGYGLSSPVGNVWEWCADWFSPATASEQAANPQPNPTGPANGEAKVMKGGSFLCHASYCNRYRVAARTSNTPDSSTSNIGFRCAR is encoded by the coding sequence ATGAGCGAAGACAAACCCAGCTGCTGCACCCCCGGCCGAGCCTCCAACTTCGTCACGCTCATCCCTGCGCTCGCTCCTGCGGCACAGGCGTCGGAAACCGGCGCCATGATTCCCCTCCCCGGCGGACGTTTCCTCATGGGCACCGACTACCCCCACGGCTTTCCTGCTGACGGCGAAGGTCCGATCCGTCCCGTCGAGCTCTCGCCCTTCGCCATCGATATCACGCCGGTGACCAACGCGCAGTTCGCACGCTTTGTGGAGGCCACCGGCTACCTCACCGAGGCCGAGCGCTATCAATGGTCCTTCGTCTTCTGGCTGCATCTGCCCCGCGAGCGCTTTGCGGAGCTGGTCGCCGACACTGCTGCCGCCGCGCCCTGGTGGTGCCAGGTCTTCGGCGCATCCTGGCGCGCGCCCGAAGGTCCGGGTTCGAACATCGACAGCCGCGCCGATCATCCCGTGGTGCACGTCTCCTGGAGCGACGCGCAGGCCTTTGCCGCGTGGGCAGGGAAGCGGCTGCCCACCGAAGCCGAGTGGGAGTTCGCCGCGCGCGGCGGTCTCGAGCAGAAGCTCTATCCCTGGGGAGACGAGCTCACGCCCGACGGCAAACATCTCTGCAACATCTGGCAGGGGCAGTTTCCGAATCACAACACCGAAGAGGACGGCTACAGCGGTACCAGCCCGGTCGATGCCTTCCCGCCTAACGGCTACGGCCTCTCTTCGCCGGTCGGCAACGTGTGGGAGTGGTGCGCGGACTGGTTCAGCCCCGCGACCGCATCGGAGCAGGCTGCGAACCCGCAGCCCAATCCCACCGGCCCTGCGAACGGTGAAGCCAAAGTGATGAAGGGTGGATCGTTCCTCTGCCACGCCTCCTACTGCAACCGCTATCGCGTCGCCGCCCGCACCTCGAATACCCCGGACAGCTCCACGTCGAACATCGGCTTCCGCTGCGCGCGGTGA
- a CDS encoding TonB-dependent receptor translates to MSTPFRGRIAAFALAVLVAPSLHFVFAQTSTGSLSIVVTDSTGATVNHAQVTIVGTDTGAVVRTLETNDHGIAEVPSLQPGRYNADVTAPGFESIHRDAVNVSTGEAVSLNLALSVGRSEQVVTVTGDAPLLETRSDTIAQVVSSRTLTELPLQGRNYLDAARTIPGTTPEAAGRDLTFVAYGNSGLQNAFLLDGARNVNYLRGLDNDARDMVRPPIDALQEFTVQTSNFSAEFGASAGAVVNAITKSGTNEIHGSAYEFIQNNELNATNYFATSNPLLVLNQYGGSLGGPIRKDHAWLFGAYEGYHDRVESTSSTTVPTALQRAGDFGTTAIYDPSTTEGTGTTATRTQFAQNNIPNERINAIGQQLVDWYPLPNDGGDLYRRNVPERIDKRNGVVRGDVQLGANDSAFARYSRVNAVTSQDATLPAPAQDPGQQNIDSSGVGVGYTRIFGPTLINDFRFSWTSISIDSDSTVARDPIITGSLDSQIDSGTPFFSVSNYAQLGAMAGCCGNAPLRKSSGVWDWSDNISKSIGRHVLKTGGEFMLIRPTTFAASNGRSTFGFDGVFTQNPGARSSTGNAVADLLLGDADTLTTGTVAEAIERGWFLGGYVTDQWTVTPSLTLNLGLRYEYAAPYIETQNHMGNFILDQDSPLYGQLIFSGDSRLPRGLLYGDTNNIAPRIGLAYRVPGVKDMTVRPSYGIFYAQDEGTGVTNRLTDNPPFYGYGSETISSDQLNPSTGFVLSSTASIPRPTAISASDFTLVPSATSTLVSWPLHFQMPYVEEWSLSVQKLLPGGLLFEANYVGNHGVQLVGLGQGNQPTVLNSTTVASRRPLAKYTDAPVKTVGNWNASNYNGLSAKLEKRFAHGIGFLNSFTYGHAFDIINPAMDLCDTCGAGDTIQNNYDKNANYASSDNDVRLRYVLSGVWELPFGRGRAYLNNARLLSTVVGGWALSPIYSYQTGLPFTPSMSYDAANAGTLTRPTQLCNGNRNAPHTTTEWFNTACYVDTASYTFGNASRNGLRAPGTDQLNLSLQRNFPITRWHQSNLNIRLDAFDALNHPILSAPTAVVGNSLNGQITSASNPRQLQVAARYTF, encoded by the coding sequence ATGTCTACCCCATTTCGCGGCCGCATCGCCGCCTTCGCGCTTGCAGTGCTTGTTGCTCCTTCTCTGCATTTCGTCTTCGCTCAGACCTCCACCGGCAGCCTGAGCATCGTCGTTACCGACTCCACCGGAGCCACGGTCAACCATGCACAGGTCACCATCGTCGGTACGGATACCGGCGCCGTCGTCCGCACGCTCGAGACCAACGATCACGGCATCGCCGAGGTGCCTTCGCTGCAGCCCGGCCGCTATAACGCGGATGTCACCGCGCCCGGCTTCGAGTCCATCCATCGCGATGCCGTGAATGTCTCCACCGGCGAAGCCGTAAGCCTCAACCTCGCGCTCTCCGTCGGCCGCTCGGAGCAGGTCGTCACCGTCACCGGCGACGCACCGCTGCTCGAGACCAGGTCCGACACCATCGCGCAGGTGGTCTCCTCGCGCACGCTCACCGAGCTGCCGCTGCAGGGACGCAACTATCTCGATGCGGCCAGGACCATCCCCGGCACCACGCCCGAGGCCGCGGGACGCGACCTCACCTTCGTCGCCTACGGCAACTCCGGCCTGCAGAATGCCTTCCTGCTCGACGGCGCGCGCAACGTGAACTACCTCCGCGGTCTCGACAACGATGCCCGCGACATGGTGCGTCCGCCCATCGATGCGCTGCAGGAGTTCACCGTGCAGACCAGCAACTTCTCCGCCGAGTTCGGAGCCTCGGCCGGCGCGGTCGTCAACGCCATTACAAAATCCGGCACCAATGAGATTCACGGCTCGGCCTATGAGTTCATCCAGAACAACGAGCTGAACGCGACCAACTACTTCGCCACCTCGAATCCGCTGCTGGTGCTCAACCAGTACGGCGGCTCGCTCGGCGGCCCTATCCGCAAGGATCACGCATGGCTCTTCGGCGCCTACGAGGGCTATCACGATCGCGTGGAGTCGACCTCCAGCACCACCGTGCCGACGGCGCTGCAGCGCGCCGGCGACTTCGGCACCACGGCCATCTACGATCCCAGCACCACCGAGGGCACCGGCACCACCGCCACGCGCACGCAGTTCGCGCAGAACAACATCCCCAATGAGCGCATCAACGCCATCGGCCAGCAGCTGGTGGACTGGTACCCGCTGCCCAATGACGGCGGCGACCTCTATCGCCGCAATGTTCCCGAGCGCATCGACAAGCGCAACGGCGTGGTGCGCGGCGACGTGCAGCTGGGTGCGAATGACAGCGCCTTTGCCCGCTACTCGCGCGTCAATGCCGTGACCTCGCAGGATGCGACGCTGCCCGCTCCCGCGCAGGACCCCGGCCAGCAGAACATCGACTCTTCGGGGGTCGGCGTCGGCTACACGCGCATCTTCGGCCCTACGCTCATCAACGACTTCCGTTTCTCATGGACGTCCATCTCCATCGACTCCGACAGCACCGTCGCCCGCGACCCGATCATCACCGGCAGCCTCGACTCCCAGATCGACAGCGGCACGCCCTTCTTCAGCGTCTCCAATTACGCCCAGCTCGGCGCCATGGCCGGCTGCTGCGGCAACGCGCCGCTGCGCAAGTCCTCCGGCGTATGGGACTGGTCGGATAACATCTCGAAGTCCATCGGACGCCACGTGCTCAAGACCGGCGGCGAGTTTATGCTCATCCGCCCGACCACCTTCGCAGCCTCGAACGGCCGCAGCACCTTCGGCTTCGACGGCGTCTTCACCCAGAACCCCGGCGCGCGCAGCAGCACCGGCAACGCCGTCGCCGATCTGCTCCTTGGCGACGCGGATACTCTCACCACCGGCACCGTGGCCGAGGCCATCGAGCGCGGCTGGTTCCTCGGCGGCTACGTCACCGATCAGTGGACCGTCACGCCCTCGCTCACGCTGAATCTCGGCCTGCGTTACGAGTACGCCGCGCCTTACATCGAAACCCAGAATCACATGGGCAACTTCATCCTCGACCAGGACAGCCCGCTCTACGGCCAGCTCATCTTCTCCGGGGACAGCCGCCTGCCGCGCGGCCTGCTCTACGGCGACACGAACAACATCGCTCCGCGCATCGGCCTCGCCTATCGCGTGCCCGGCGTGAAGGACATGACCGTGCGCCCCTCCTACGGCATCTTCTATGCGCAGGACGAGGGCACCGGCGTCACCAATCGTCTCACCGACAACCCGCCCTTTTACGGCTATGGATCGGAGACCATCAGCAGCGATCAGCTCAATCCCTCCACCGGCTTCGTGCTCAGCTCCACGGCCTCCATCCCGCGTCCCACGGCAATTTCAGCCTCTGACTTTACGCTCGTGCCCAGCGCGACTTCCACGCTGGTCAGCTGGCCGCTGCACTTCCAGATGCCCTACGTCGAGGAGTGGAGCCTGAGCGTGCAGAAGCTCCTGCCGGGAGGCCTGCTCTTCGAGGCCAACTACGTCGGCAACCACGGCGTGCAGCTCGTCGGCCTCGGCCAGGGCAACCAGCCCACCGTGCTCAACTCCACCACCGTGGCCTCGCGCCGTCCGCTGGCCAAGTACACGGATGCGCCGGTGAAGACCGTCGGCAACTGGAACGCGAGCAACTACAACGGCCTTTCCGCCAAGCTCGAAAAGCGCTTCGCGCACGGCATCGGATTCCTGAACTCGTTCACTTATGGCCACGCCTTCGACATCATCAACCCGGCCATGGATCTCTGCGATACCTGCGGCGCGGGTGACACCATCCAGAACAACTACGACAAGAACGCCAACTACGCCTCATCGGACAACGACGTGCGCCTGCGCTACGTGCTCAGCGGCGTGTGGGAGCTGCCCTTCGGCCGCGGCCGCGCATATCTGAACAACGCGCGCCTGCTCTCCACCGTGGTTGGCGGATGGGCGCTCTCGCCGATCTACAGCTATCAGACCGGCCTGCCCTTTACGCCCAGCATGAGCTACGACGCAGCCAATGCCGGCACACTCACGCGGCCCACGCAGCTCTGCAACGGCAACAGGAACGCGCCGCACACCACCACCGAGTGGTTCAACACCGCGTGCTATGTCGATACCGCTTCGTACACCTTCGGCAACGCCAGCCGCAACGGCCTGCGCGCGCCCGGCACCGACCAGCTCAACCTCAGCCTGCAGCGCAATTTCCCCATCACGCGCTGGCACCAGTCGAACCTGAACATCCGCCTCGATGCCTTCGACGCGCTGAACCATCCCATCCTCAGCGCGCCGACCGCCGTCGTCGGCAACAGCCTCAACGGCCAGATCACCTCGGCCTCCAACCCGCGCCAGCTGCAGGTCGCGGCCCGATACACGTTTTAG
- a CDS encoding sulfatase-like hydrolase/transferase, whose translation MNRRHFLGMASSAVAAGTLANAPLAAAQKSSARNADHRPNFLFFIADDLMFRTIGSLTNPEVHTPNIDRLAARGCAFTHCFHQGSWTGAVCVASRTMLNTGLTTFKAHAISNENQAGDVATWGQTLRAAGYDTYITGKWHLDAVFLQRSFAEQGPVGPGYLPSTSDMYNRPAPGNHWDPANEQLKGHWLMTSLVENEKPGRIEHSSSLYADAAVEHLTTQVAHRQTPFFMYVGFNAPHDPRQAPQEFLDMYPVDKIAIPPNFLPEHPFDQGEHKTRDELLAPFPRTELDVQTHRREYYAIITHMDRQIGRILDALEASGKAGNTYVILTADHGLAVGEHGLMGKQNQYECSMRMPLILAGPTIPRGKRVDEMVYQHSMFATTCELAGVSVPETVGFPSLVPMLHGEPQPMYDAMFGWLEAVQRSVRTKTHKLIYYPKIERYQLFDLAQDPWEMHDLSDDPQHDELKLQLVARLRAMQQELGDTITVPDPPRRSASVVPAPESCCSQA comes from the coding sequence ATGAATCGTCGTCACTTCCTGGGCATGGCCTCATCCGCTGTTGCCGCCGGCACGCTCGCAAACGCTCCTCTCGCCGCCGCGCAGAAGTCCAGTGCGCGGAATGCCGACCATCGTCCGAACTTCCTCTTCTTCATTGCCGACGATCTCATGTTTCGCACCATCGGCAGCCTCACCAACCCTGAGGTGCACACGCCGAACATCGATCGCCTGGCGGCGCGCGGCTGCGCCTTCACGCACTGCTTCCACCAGGGCTCGTGGACGGGCGCGGTCTGCGTGGCCAGCCGCACCATGCTGAATACCGGCCTCACCACCTTCAAGGCGCATGCCATCAGCAATGAGAATCAGGCCGGCGACGTTGCCACCTGGGGACAGACGCTGCGCGCCGCCGGCTACGACACCTACATCACCGGCAAGTGGCATCTCGATGCCGTCTTCCTGCAGCGCTCCTTCGCGGAGCAGGGGCCGGTCGGCCCCGGCTATCTGCCTTCCACCAGCGATATGTACAACCGCCCCGCGCCGGGCAATCACTGGGACCCCGCGAACGAGCAGCTCAAGGGCCACTGGCTCATGACCAGCCTGGTTGAAAACGAGAAGCCGGGCAGGATCGAGCACTCCAGCTCGCTCTATGCCGATGCCGCCGTCGAGCACCTCACCACGCAGGTCGCGCATCGCCAGACACCCTTCTTCATGTATGTCGGCTTCAACGCGCCGCACGATCCGCGCCAGGCTCCGCAGGAATTCCTTGATATGTATCCGGTGGATAAGATTGCCATTCCGCCGAACTTCCTGCCTGAGCATCCCTTCGACCAGGGCGAGCACAAGACGCGCGACGAGCTGCTCGCGCCCTTTCCGCGCACCGAGCTCGATGTGCAGACGCATCGCCGCGAGTACTACGCCATCATCACCCACATGGATCGCCAGATCGGCCGCATCCTCGACGCGCTCGAAGCCTCGGGCAAGGCCGGCAACACCTACGTCATCCTCACCGCCGATCACGGCCTCGCCGTCGGCGAGCACGGCCTGATGGGCAAGCAGAACCAGTACGAGTGCAGCATGCGCATGCCGCTGATCCTCGCCGGGCCGACCATCCCCAGGGGCAAGCGCGTGGACGAGATGGTCTACCAGCACTCGATGTTCGCCACCACCTGCGAGCTGGCCGGCGTCTCCGTGCCCGAAACCGTCGGCTTCCCCAGCCTCGTGCCCATGCTGCATGGCGAGCCCCAGCCTATGTATGACGCGATGTTCGGCTGGCTCGAGGCGGTGCAGCGCAGCGTCCGTACCAAAACGCACAAGCTCATCTACTACCCCAAGATCGAGCGCTATCAGCTCTTCGATCTCGCTCAGGACCCATGGGAGATGCACGATCTCAGCGACGATCCGCAGCATGACGAGCTCAAGCTGCAGCTCGTTGCGCGCCTGCGCGCCATGCAGCAGGAGCTGGGCGACACCATCACCGTGCCCGATCCGCCCCGGCGGTCCGCATCCGTTGTCCCTGCGCCGGAGAGCTGTTGTAGCCAGGCCTGA